In uncultured Draconibacterium sp., one genomic interval encodes:
- a CDS encoding GxxExxY protein, translating into MASIVYPHLDFAQEQSRTESGVQIRDLIFYNNRSLDFLQEIYDSYDCKQIVMELKNVQEVKQEHILQLNRYLKEQFGKFGIIITRKPAPQKVIKNTIDLWSAHRKCIIILDDNDIKSMVQVFDSKQRFPIEIIKKKYIEFTRACPS; encoded by the coding sequence ATGGCTTCAATTGTATACCCTCATTTGGACTTTGCTCAAGAACAAAGTAGAACTGAATCTGGAGTTCAGATTAGAGATTTAATATTTTATAATAACCGTTCATTAGACTTTTTGCAAGAAATTTATGACTCTTATGATTGTAAACAGATTGTAATGGAATTAAAAAATGTTCAAGAAGTAAAACAAGAACATATATTACAATTAAATAGGTATTTAAAAGAGCAATTTGGAAAATTTGGCATTATCATAACAAGAAAACCTGCCCCTCAAAAGGTCATAAAAAACACAATTGATTTATGGTCAGCACATAGGAAGTGTATAATAATATTAGATGACAATGATATAAAGTCAATGGTGCAAGTATTTGATAGCAAACAACGATTTCCGATAGAAATAATAAAAAAGAAATATATCGAATTTACAAGAGCTTGTCCATCCTAA